The following are from one region of the Flavimobilis soli genome:
- the msrA gene encoding peptide-methionine (S)-S-oxide reductase MsrA produces MLEGLFGSSARSTMVSRERALAGRDASAYPVPGTHAVLGTSLQGPWPEGTRVIYLALGCFWGAEKLFWELPGVVTTAAGYQGGYTRFPTYEETCTSLTGHTETVLVAYDPSVVSDEDVLRAFWENHDPTQGYRQGNDVGTQYRSAVYWTTPEQEEVVRRTHALFQERLRERGYSDITTELRPADEAGPFYYAEEHHQQYLHKVPNGYCPVHATGVRCG; encoded by the coding sequence ATGCTCGAAGGTCTGTTCGGTTCGTCAGCGAGGTCCACGATGGTCAGCCGCGAGCGCGCGCTCGCAGGACGCGACGCGTCGGCGTACCCGGTCCCCGGCACGCACGCCGTCCTCGGCACCTCGCTGCAGGGCCCCTGGCCCGAGGGAACCCGCGTGATCTACCTCGCGCTGGGCTGCTTCTGGGGCGCGGAGAAGCTCTTCTGGGAGCTGCCCGGCGTCGTGACGACCGCGGCCGGCTACCAGGGCGGGTACACGCGCTTCCCGACGTACGAGGAGACGTGCACGTCGCTGACCGGCCACACCGAGACGGTGCTCGTCGCGTACGACCCGTCCGTCGTGAGCGACGAGGACGTCCTGCGGGCGTTCTGGGAGAACCACGACCCGACGCAGGGCTACCGCCAGGGCAACGACGTCGGCACGCAGTACCGCTCGGCGGTCTACTGGACGACGCCGGAGCAGGAGGAGGTCGTGCGCCGCACGCACGCGCTGTTCCAGGAGCGTCTGCGCGAGCGCGGGTACTCGGACATCACCACCGAGCTGCGCCCGGCGGACGAGGCGGGGCCCTTCTACTACGCCGAGGAGCACCACCAGCAGTACCTGCACAAGGTGCCGAACGGTTACTGCCCCGTCCACGCGACGGGAGTGCGCTGCGGCTGA
- a CDS encoding DUF5997 family protein yields MTSRKSPQSMKAATAAKKLGVYLPATPEDFQQRLITRDELDALQANPPQWLADLRREGPHPRPVVAARLGISIAGLARGGVADPLTTEQINELRESNPAWLQRERETAAEVRREEERIKARDAEAAKKAARKAPRA; encoded by the coding sequence ATGACCTCACGCAAGAGCCCGCAGTCGATGAAGGCCGCCACCGCGGCGAAGAAGCTGGGCGTGTACCTCCCCGCGACCCCGGAGGACTTCCAGCAGCGCCTCATCACCCGCGACGAGCTCGACGCGCTCCAGGCGAACCCGCCGCAGTGGCTCGCCGACCTGCGCCGTGAGGGTCCGCACCCGCGACCCGTCGTCGCCGCACGTCTCGGCATCTCGATCGCGGGTCTCGCCCGCGGCGGCGTCGCCGACCCGCTGACGACCGAGCAGATCAACGAGCTGCGCGAGTCGAACCCCGCATGGCTGCAGCGCGAGCGCGAGACGGCCGCCGAGGTGCGCCGCGAGGAGGAACGGATCAAGGCCCGCGACGCCGAGGCCGCGAAGAAGGCGGCCCGCAAGGCGCCTCGCGCCTGA
- a CDS encoding LLM class flavin-dependent oxidoreductase, producing the protein MRVGVCILPQYRWPEAAPMWREVEELGFDHAWTYDHLAWRTLAGEPWFATVPTLTAAALATERIPLGTFVASPNFRHPVTFAKDVMTLDDMSGGRLLLGIGAGGRGFDAAVLGQDELTPGQRVRRLDEFCTLLTTMLTQPVTDHVGEFYTAVDARTFPGPLDGPPPLLVAANGPRALDVAVRHGSGWVTTGLEDMESEEAWWAGLEVLTARLDEALLRGGREDAVEDHELFPRYLSLDSFTYSLGPAGDGGHLEGVARLEHMVGRAAELGFTDVVVHRPRPDGLYAGDPAILAEVAAALPRLRAL; encoded by the coding sequence ATGCGAGTCGGCGTCTGCATCCTTCCCCAGTACCGGTGGCCCGAGGCCGCACCCATGTGGCGGGAGGTCGAAGAGCTCGGCTTCGACCACGCCTGGACGTACGACCACCTCGCGTGGCGCACGCTCGCGGGCGAGCCATGGTTCGCGACCGTCCCCACGCTGACGGCCGCGGCCCTCGCGACCGAGCGCATCCCGCTCGGCACGTTCGTCGCGTCCCCGAACTTCCGCCACCCCGTGACGTTCGCGAAGGACGTCATGACGCTCGACGACATGTCCGGCGGGCGCCTCCTCCTCGGCATCGGTGCTGGCGGGCGCGGCTTCGACGCCGCCGTCCTCGGCCAGGACGAGCTCACGCCCGGGCAGCGCGTGCGGCGCCTCGACGAGTTCTGCACCCTCCTCACGACGATGCTCACCCAGCCCGTCACGGACCACGTCGGCGAGTTCTACACGGCCGTCGACGCCCGCACCTTCCCCGGTCCCCTCGACGGTCCACCGCCGCTCCTCGTCGCGGCCAACGGCCCGCGCGCGCTCGACGTCGCCGTGCGCCACGGCAGCGGCTGGGTCACGACCGGCCTCGAGGACATGGAGTCCGAGGAGGCGTGGTGGGCCGGTCTCGAGGTGCTCACCGCGCGCCTCGACGAGGCGCTGCTCCGCGGCGGACGCGAGGACGCGGTCGAGGACCACGAGCTGTTCCCGCGCTACCTCTCCCTCGACTCGTTCACCTACTCGCTCGGGCCTGCCGGCGACGGCGGGCACCTCGAGGGGGTCGCCCGGCTCGAGCACATGGTCGGCCGCGCGGCCGAGCTCGGCTTCACCGACGTCGTCGTGCACCGGCCGCGACCGGACGGGCTCTACGCGGGGGACCCGGCGATCCTCGCCGAGGTCGCCGCGGCGCTCCCGCGGCTGCGTGCGCTCTGA
- a CDS encoding cystathionine gamma-synthase yields MNAHWDDAGFSTKAIHAGQDPDTTTGAVVTPIYQVSTYKQDGVGGLRGGYEYSRSGNPTRTALETALAAVEGGERAFAFSSGLAGEDVLLRALTRPGGHVVMPDDAYGGTYRLVARVHGAWDVGHTPVNTSDPQAVAEAIRPGQTTVVWVETPSNPLLGITDIAAVAKVAHDAGALLVVDNTFASPALQQPLALGADVVVHSTTKYVGGHSDVVGGAVVVGAGAELPGGVVGPTGTTSLADAVGFLQNAAGAVAGPFDAWLTLRGLKTLGVRMERHSANALAVATFLETHPAVTEVLYPGLESHPGHEVASRQMRAFGGMISFRTGSLDSALEVVDRTRVFTLAESLGGVESLIEHPGRMTHASVVGSALEVPDDLVRLSVGIEDLDDLIADLTQALG; encoded by the coding sequence GTGAACGCACACTGGGACGACGCAGGTTTCTCCACCAAGGCCATCCACGCGGGCCAGGACCCGGACACGACGACGGGCGCCGTCGTCACTCCGATCTACCAGGTCTCGACGTACAAGCAGGACGGGGTCGGCGGGCTGCGCGGCGGGTACGAGTACTCCCGCTCCGGCAACCCGACGCGCACCGCGCTCGAGACCGCGCTCGCCGCGGTCGAGGGAGGGGAGCGCGCGTTCGCGTTCTCGTCCGGCCTCGCCGGCGAGGACGTCCTCCTGCGCGCGCTCACGCGACCGGGCGGTCACGTCGTCATGCCCGACGACGCGTACGGCGGAACGTACCGTCTCGTCGCCCGCGTGCACGGCGCGTGGGACGTCGGCCACACCCCGGTCAACACGTCCGACCCGCAGGCCGTCGCCGAGGCGATCCGCCCCGGCCAGACGACCGTGGTCTGGGTCGAGACGCCGTCCAACCCGCTCCTCGGCATCACCGACATCGCGGCGGTCGCCAAGGTCGCGCACGACGCCGGAGCGCTCCTCGTCGTCGACAACACGTTCGCCTCGCCCGCGCTGCAGCAGCCGCTCGCTCTCGGCGCGGACGTGGTCGTCCACTCGACGACGAAGTACGTCGGCGGGCACTCTGACGTCGTCGGCGGGGCCGTGGTCGTCGGGGCGGGCGCCGAGCTCCCGGGCGGCGTCGTCGGCCCGACGGGCACGACCAGCCTCGCGGACGCCGTCGGCTTCCTGCAGAACGCGGCGGGCGCCGTCGCGGGCCCGTTCGACGCGTGGCTCACGCTGCGCGGCCTCAAGACGCTCGGCGTCCGCATGGAGCGCCACAGCGCCAACGCGCTCGCCGTCGCGACGTTCCTCGAGACGCACCCCGCCGTCACCGAGGTTCTCTACCCGGGCCTCGAGTCGCACCCCGGCCACGAGGTCGCCAGCCGACAGATGCGCGCGTTCGGCGGCATGATCTCCTTCCGCACGGGCTCGCTCGACTCGGCGCTCGAGGTCGTCGACCGCACACGCGTGTTCACGCTCGCGGAGTCGCTCGGCGGCGTCGAGTCGCTCATCGAGCACCCGGGCCGCATGACGCACGCGTCGGTCGTCGGCTCGGCTCTCGAGGTCCCGGACGACCTCGTCCGTCTGTCCGTCGGTATCGAGGACCTCGACGACCTGATCGCGGACCTCACCCAGGCGCTCGGCTGA
- a CDS encoding AI-2E family transporter: MSAKDSRTTDEVTSGGTDAGAGAVEVRERPVPGPKEFRAVDTIPPVVQSAAAWTWRLLLIGLGVAASIWLVQTFSPLLIPISVALLFTVLLAPLVKGLQRHLRFPRALASAVAVVGLLAVIFGLVFIAGRSIVTGFADLSNQASEGLNQAIDWLSTGPLELDVQKLDEAIESARTAIEDNLGTILAGAASVTATVTGVLTGTVIALFCTFFFLLDGRAIWTWVVGLLPRQARQQVHQAGRRGLVTLAAYTRTQILVAAVDATGIGVGAAILGLPLALPLGILVFVGSFIPFVGALVTGAIAVLVALVVKGWVTAVIMLVIVLAVQQIEGNVLQPFLMGHAVALHPVAVLLVVTGGTMYAGIVGALFAVPVAAVLNTVILFFHGHDKFPDLGIDDRLTVRPTAEAELRARARALRRGADDGPDYSAAEEDDATEAARKGDL, from the coding sequence GTGAGCGCGAAGGACAGCCGGACGACGGACGAGGTCACGAGCGGCGGGACGGATGCCGGTGCGGGTGCCGTCGAGGTGCGTGAGCGCCCGGTGCCAGGGCCCAAGGAGTTCCGGGCCGTCGACACGATCCCGCCCGTGGTCCAGAGCGCCGCCGCGTGGACGTGGCGCCTGCTCCTCATCGGCCTCGGGGTCGCGGCGTCCATCTGGCTCGTCCAGACGTTCAGCCCGCTCCTCATCCCGATCTCGGTCGCGCTCCTGTTCACCGTGCTGCTCGCGCCGCTCGTCAAGGGCCTGCAGCGTCACCTGCGCTTCCCGCGTGCGCTCGCCTCCGCGGTGGCCGTCGTCGGCCTGCTCGCCGTGATCTTCGGGCTCGTGTTCATCGCCGGACGTTCGATCGTCACCGGCTTCGCAGACCTGTCGAACCAGGCGTCCGAGGGCCTCAACCAGGCGATCGACTGGCTGTCGACGGGCCCGCTCGAGCTCGACGTGCAGAAGCTCGACGAGGCGATCGAGAGCGCCCGGACCGCGATCGAGGACAACCTCGGCACGATCCTCGCGGGCGCGGCGAGCGTGACCGCGACCGTCACGGGCGTCCTGACGGGCACTGTCATCGCCCTGTTCTGCACCTTCTTCTTCCTGCTCGACGGTCGCGCGATCTGGACCTGGGTCGTCGGCCTGCTGCCGCGCCAGGCGCGCCAGCAGGTGCATCAGGCCGGCCGCCGCGGCCTCGTCACGCTCGCGGCCTACACGCGCACGCAGATCCTCGTCGCCGCCGTCGACGCGACCGGCATCGGCGTCGGCGCCGCGATCCTGGGCCTGCCGCTCGCGCTCCCGCTCGGCATCCTCGTGTTCGTCGGCTCGTTCATCCCGTTCGTCGGTGCGCTCGTCACGGGCGCGATCGCCGTGCTCGTGGCGCTCGTCGTCAAGGGCTGGGTGACGGCGGTGATCATGCTCGTGATCGTGCTCGCCGTCCAGCAGATCGAGGGCAACGTCCTCCAGCCGTTCCTCATGGGCCACGCGGTCGCGCTGCACCCGGTGGCCGTCCTGCTCGTCGTGACCGGCGGGACGATGTATGCCGGCATCGTGGGTGCGCTGTTCGCCGTGCCGGTCGCCGCGGTGCTCAACACGGTGATCCTGTTCTTCCACGGGCACGACAAGTTCCCCGACCTCGGCATCGACGACCGCCTCACCGTGAGACCCACGGCCGAGGCGGAGCTGCGCGCGCGTGCCCGCGCGCTGCGCCGTGGCGCGGACGACGGCCCCGACTACTCCGCGGCGGAGGAGGACGACGCCACGGAAGCGGCTCGGAAGGGCGACCTGTGA
- a CDS encoding pyridoxal phosphate-dependent aminotransferase: protein MRSITQSRKLKNVRYDVRGPILVEAQRLEALGHKILKLNIGNPAPFGFEAPATIAADVIHHLPEAQGYSDSRGIYSARTAVAQYYQAEGLTDTHVEDVFIGNGVSELITMALQAFVDDGNEILVPAPDYPLWTGAVTLTGGTPVHYRCDETNGWNPDLEDIESKITENTYGLVLINPNNPTGAVYSEETVKGIVDIARRHDLVIFSDEIYEKILYDGAQHHHTAKYAGDDVLCLTFSGLSKAYRVCGYRSGWLMISGPKHLATDFIEGLTLMANMRMCANVPAQHAIQTALGGYQSINELIVPGGRFYDQAMLADKLLNEIPGVTSVKPRGALYCFPKLEPEAYDIKDDEAFALDLLRSKHILVTHGTGFNWFEPDHFRLVALPDVKMLEEAIGRIAEYLEEIRL from the coding sequence ATGCGCTCCATCACACAGAGCAGGAAGCTCAAGAACGTCCGGTACGACGTCCGAGGCCCGATCCTCGTCGAGGCGCAGCGCCTCGAGGCGCTCGGCCACAAGATCCTCAAGCTGAACATCGGCAACCCGGCGCCGTTCGGCTTCGAGGCACCCGCGACCATCGCGGCAGACGTCATCCACCATCTTCCTGAGGCGCAGGGCTACTCGGACTCGCGCGGCATCTACTCGGCGCGCACCGCCGTCGCGCAGTACTACCAGGCCGAGGGCCTGACGGACACGCACGTCGAGGACGTGTTCATCGGCAACGGCGTCTCCGAGCTCATCACGATGGCGCTGCAGGCGTTCGTCGACGACGGCAACGAGATCCTCGTGCCCGCTCCCGACTACCCGCTGTGGACCGGCGCGGTGACGCTCACGGGCGGAACCCCGGTGCACTACCGGTGCGACGAGACGAACGGCTGGAACCCGGACCTCGAGGACATCGAGTCGAAGATCACCGAGAACACGTACGGTCTCGTGCTGATCAACCCGAACAACCCGACGGGCGCCGTCTACTCGGAGGAGACGGTCAAGGGCATCGTCGACATCGCGCGGCGCCACGACCTCGTGATCTTCTCCGACGAGATCTACGAGAAGATCCTGTACGACGGCGCGCAGCACCACCACACCGCCAAGTACGCGGGCGACGACGTGCTGTGCCTGACGTTCTCCGGTCTGTCGAAGGCGTACCGCGTGTGCGGCTACCGCTCAGGCTGGCTCATGATCTCGGGGCCCAAGCACCTCGCGACGGACTTCATCGAGGGCCTGACCCTCATGGCGAACATGCGCATGTGCGCGAACGTCCCGGCGCAGCACGCGATCCAGACCGCGCTCGGGGGCTACCAGTCGATCAACGAGCTCATCGTCCCCGGTGGGCGGTTCTACGACCAGGCGATGCTCGCGGACAAGCTGCTCAACGAGATCCCGGGCGTGACGTCGGTCAAGCCGCGCGGTGCGCTGTACTGCTTCCCCAAGCTCGAGCCCGAGGCGTACGACATCAAGGACGACGAGGCGTTCGCGCTCGACCTGCTCCGGTCGAAGCACATCCTCGTGACGCACGGGACGGGCTTCAACTGGTTCGAGCCGGACCACTTCCGGCTCGTCGCGCTCCCGGACGTGAAGATGCTCGAGGAGGCGATCGGCCGCATCGCCGAGTACCTCGAGGAGATCCGGCTCTAG
- a CDS encoding FKBP-type peptidyl-prolyl cis-trans isomerase, translating into MASLPQASGGFGDKPVLTFPDAAAPEELEIKVLVQGSGDTVEAGNTIVVNYLGQTWGGHVFDNSYDRGASIDFPIGVGAVIGGWDQGLVGQQVGSRVLLSIPPHHGYGSRGVPQAGIGGDDVLVFVVDILGVS; encoded by the coding sequence GCCGGTCCTGACGTTCCCCGACGCAGCAGCACCTGAAGAGCTCGAGATCAAGGTGCTCGTCCAGGGCTCCGGCGACACCGTCGAGGCCGGCAACACCATCGTCGTGAACTACCTGGGTCAGACCTGGGGCGGTCACGTCTTCGACAACTCCTACGACCGTGGCGCGTCGATCGACTTCCCGATCGGCGTCGGCGCCGTCATCGGCGGCTGGGACCAGGGCCTCGTCGGCCAGCAGGTCGGCTCCCGCGTCCTGCTGTCGATCCCGCCGCACCACGGCTACGGCTCGCGAGGCGTGCCGCAGGCCGGCATCGGTGGCGACGACGTCCTCGTCTTCGTCGTCGACATCCTCGGCGTCAGCTGA
- a CDS encoding class I SAM-dependent methyltransferase encodes MPLVLPPAVDPVLDGLSRWPDVGADLVAVDAADRLLLAEAAPLLATCGPGEVVVIDDAYGALALGAVALGARDVRVHTDAVTSERAILANAARLDGVPRPGDPATRATSLPGAEGRDMPALLPELRVEPALTPSVVGGARLVLARLPRALDALAEQAALVADHAAADVTFLATGRLKHMTRSMNEVLASRFDDVRATLAHGKSRALVARSPRPAPAGAVPFPRSVHHGDVGLDVVAHGAAFAGTSLDIGTRFLLTFLDDVAADLPEGGTGLDLGCGTGLLASAVARAVPSARVVATDRSAAAVASAALTARANGVGDRVEVLRDDVAASVPDASVDVVVCNPPFHAGAAISTDIASAMFRAAARVLRPGGVLWTVYNTPLRYRGELGRVVGPTTHAGQNPKFTVTRSVRG; translated from the coding sequence ATGCCGCTCGTCCTCCCGCCCGCCGTCGACCCCGTCCTCGACGGCCTGAGCCGCTGGCCCGACGTCGGGGCGGACCTCGTCGCGGTCGACGCCGCCGACCGGCTCCTGCTCGCCGAGGCTGCGCCGCTGCTCGCGACGTGCGGCCCGGGCGAGGTCGTCGTGATCGACGACGCGTACGGGGCGCTCGCGCTCGGCGCCGTCGCGCTCGGCGCACGCGACGTCCGCGTGCACACGGACGCGGTAACGAGCGAGCGCGCGATCCTCGCGAACGCGGCGCGGCTCGACGGCGTCCCGCGGCCCGGGGACCCCGCGACGCGTGCGACGTCGCTGCCGGGCGCGGAGGGCCGGGACATGCCGGCGCTTCTCCCCGAGCTGCGGGTCGAACCCGCACTGACGCCGTCAGTCGTCGGGGGCGCGCGGCTCGTCCTCGCGCGGCTCCCCCGCGCTCTCGACGCGCTCGCCGAGCAGGCGGCGCTCGTCGCCGACCACGCCGCCGCTGACGTCACGTTCCTCGCGACGGGCCGCCTCAAGCACATGACCCGCAGCATGAACGAGGTGCTCGCCTCCCGGTTCGACGACGTGCGCGCGACCCTCGCGCACGGCAAGTCGCGCGCGCTCGTCGCGCGCTCCCCGCGCCCGGCGCCCGCAGGCGCCGTCCCGTTCCCCCGCTCGGTGCACCACGGCGACGTCGGCCTGGACGTCGTCGCGCACGGTGCGGCGTTCGCGGGGACGAGCCTCGACATCGGCACGCGCTTCCTGCTGACCTTCCTCGACGACGTCGCCGCGGACCTCCCCGAGGGCGGCACCGGGCTCGACCTCGGCTGCGGCACGGGACTGCTCGCCTCGGCCGTCGCGCGCGCGGTGCCGTCGGCGCGCGTCGTCGCGACCGACCGGTCGGCCGCTGCGGTCGCGTCGGCCGCGCTCACGGCGCGCGCGAACGGCGTCGGTGACCGGGTCGAGGTGCTGCGCGACGACGTCGCGGCCTCGGTCCCGGACGCGAGCGTCGACGTCGTCGTGTGCAACCCGCCGTTCCACGCGGGGGCGGCGATCAGCACGGACATCGCGTCGGCGATGTTCCGCGCGGCCGCGCGCGTGCTGCGCCCTGGCGGGGTGCTGTGGACGGTCTACAACACGCCGTTGCGGTACCGCGGCGAGCTGGGTCGCGTCGTCGGGCCGACGACCCACGCGGGGCAGAACCCCAAGTTCACCGTCACGCGCTCGGTCCGCGGGTAG
- a CDS encoding LysR substrate-binding domain-containing protein encodes MDETPHETVPTEPEAAAAPQAFRLGFAPGVTPAKWVRTWRDRLTVPLELVPIAALDAGASVRDGVVDAALVRRPVVRTGRPGTPHARAKVLHAIPLYDEVPVVVVGKEHLLSLADEVTIVDLAEEVVLHPLDDPFDWAGVGDDAADADRGTPPGLPAVERPADAAAAIALVAAGVGVVVVPMSVARLHHRKDVVHVPYAGGPTSGVSLVWPVEGAHPLAEELVGIVRGRSVNSSRGAAATDTQQAAGGGERQAAPLTRAEKERRAKAAAARKAEDHKAARARKVAERNEAARAKAMGKKAAKAKKPGKLSKGGGKGRKR; translated from the coding sequence GTGGACGAGACCCCGCACGAGACCGTGCCGACCGAGCCCGAGGCAGCCGCCGCCCCGCAGGCGTTCCGGCTCGGCTTCGCGCCGGGCGTGACCCCCGCGAAGTGGGTGCGCACGTGGCGCGACCGGCTCACGGTGCCGCTCGAGCTCGTGCCGATCGCCGCGCTCGACGCTGGCGCGAGCGTGCGTGACGGCGTCGTCGACGCCGCCCTCGTGCGTCGCCCGGTCGTGCGCACGGGCCGCCCCGGCACGCCGCACGCCCGCGCCAAGGTTCTCCACGCGATCCCGCTGTACGACGAGGTGCCCGTCGTCGTCGTGGGCAAGGAGCACCTGCTGTCCCTCGCGGACGAGGTGACGATCGTCGACCTCGCCGAGGAGGTCGTGCTGCACCCGCTCGACGACCCGTTCGACTGGGCAGGCGTCGGGGACGACGCGGCCGACGCCGACCGCGGCACCCCGCCCGGTCTCCCGGCGGTCGAGCGCCCTGCCGACGCCGCGGCCGCGATCGCGCTCGTCGCTGCGGGAGTGGGCGTGGTCGTCGTGCCGATGTCCGTCGCGCGGCTGCACCACCGCAAGGACGTCGTGCACGTGCCCTACGCAGGCGGGCCGACGTCGGGCGTGAGCCTCGTGTGGCCGGTCGAGGGGGCGCACCCGCTCGCCGAGGAGCTCGTCGGTATCGTGCGCGGCCGCTCGGTCAACAGCTCGCGCGGTGCTGCCGCGACCGACACGCAGCAGGCCGCGGGCGGGGGAGAGCGCCAGGCGGCGCCCCTCACGCGCGCCGAGAAGGAGCGCCGGGCCAAGGCTGCGGCCGCGCGCAAGGCCGAGGACCACAAGGCCGCGCGCGCCCGCAAGGTCGCCGAGCGCAACGAGGCCGCCCGCGCCAAGGCCATGGGCAAGAAGGCCGCGAAGGCCAAGAAGCCCGGCAAGCTCAGCAAGGGCGGCGGTAAGGGCCGCAAGCGCTGA
- a CDS encoding cystathionine beta-synthase, whose translation MKFAEHVSELVGNTPLVRLNTVTAGLSATILAKVEYLNPGGSIKDRIALRIIEAAEASGELQPGGTIVEPTSGNTGVGLAMVAQRKGYRCVFVCPDKVSQDKRDVLAAYGAEVVVTPTSVAPDDPSSYYSVSDRIVRETPGAWKPDQYSNLNGPASHYATTGPEIWADTDGKVTHLVAGVGTGGTITGTGRFLREVSADRALEDGGEVRIVGADPEGSVYSGGTGRPYLVEGVGEDFWPKAYDPAVPHEIIAVSDADSFAMTRRLALEEALLVGGSCGMAVEAALRLARRLEDEDPEAARRAVIVVLLPDSGRGYMSKIFSDTWMRSYGFLDAGQGVTAGDVLRGKSGDLPALVHTHPTETVRDAIEILREFGVSQMPVVLAEPPVVIGEVAGSVSERDLLDAVFSGRAQLTDTVGAHMAAALPKIGSGEPLEAVRAALHDADALMVVDDGHPVGVLTRHDLLGYLAG comes from the coding sequence ATGAAGTTTGCCGAGCACGTCAGCGAGCTGGTCGGGAACACCCCTCTCGTCCGGCTGAACACCGTCACCGCGGGCCTCTCCGCGACCATCCTCGCCAAGGTCGAGTACCTCAACCCCGGCGGCTCCATCAAGGACCGCATCGCCCTGCGCATCATCGAAGCCGCAGAGGCCTCGGGGGAGCTGCAGCCGGGCGGCACGATCGTCGAGCCGACGAGCGGCAACACGGGGGTCGGCCTTGCGATGGTCGCGCAGCGCAAGGGTTATCGCTGCGTGTTCGTGTGCCCGGACAAGGTGAGCCAGGACAAGCGTGACGTGCTCGCCGCGTACGGTGCCGAGGTCGTCGTCACGCCGACGTCCGTCGCGCCTGACGACCCGAGCTCCTACTACTCGGTTTCCGACCGGATCGTCCGCGAGACGCCCGGCGCGTGGAAGCCCGACCAGTACTCCAACCTCAACGGGCCCGCGTCGCACTACGCGACGACCGGACCCGAGATCTGGGCCGACACGGACGGCAAGGTCACCCACCTCGTCGCGGGCGTCGGGACGGGCGGCACCATCACGGGCACCGGCCGCTTCCTGCGCGAGGTGTCCGCCGACCGTGCGCTCGAGGACGGCGGGGAGGTCCGCATCGTCGGCGCCGACCCCGAGGGGTCGGTCTACTCGGGCGGCACAGGCCGCCCGTACCTCGTCGAGGGCGTCGGCGAGGACTTCTGGCCGAAGGCCTACGACCCGGCCGTCCCGCACGAGATCATCGCCGTCTCCGACGCCGACTCGTTCGCGATGACACGTCGCCTCGCGCTCGAGGAGGCGCTCCTCGTCGGCGGCTCGTGCGGCATGGCCGTCGAGGCGGCCCTGCGGCTCGCCCGTCGCCTCGAGGACGAGGACCCGGAGGCCGCGAGGCGCGCGGTGATCGTCGTGCTGCTGCCCGACTCGGGCCGCGGGTACATGTCGAAGATCTTCTCGGACACGTGGATGCGCTCGTACGGCTTCCTCGACGCGGGCCAGGGTGTCACGGCTGGGGACGTGCTGCGCGGCAAGTCGGGCGACCTGCCCGCCCTCGTGCACACGCACCCGACCGAGACGGTGCGCGACGCGATCGAGATCCTGCGCGAGTTCGGCGTCTCGCAGATGCCGGTCGTGCTCGCGGAGCCGCCCGTCGTCATCGGTGAGGTCGCGGGCTCGGTGAGCGAGCGCGACCTGCTCGACGCCGTGTTCTCCGGTCGCGCGCAGCTGACCGACACGGTCGGGGCGCACATGGCGGCGGCGCTGCCGAAGATCGGCTCGGGTGAGCCGCTCGAGGCGGTGCGCGCCGCGCTGCACGACGCGGACGCGCTCATGGTGGTCGACGACGGGCACCCCGTCGGCGTGCTCACGCGGCACGACCTGCTGGGATATCTCGCAGGCTGA
- a CDS encoding SelT/SelW/SelH family protein — protein MTDSCPVDVPTVPPVGMTTAARPASGAAARTAREAAPAASDNAPARGAHRVALTYCTQCRWLARAAWMAQEILTTFPEETEVALVPGRGGVFQVRVDDQLVWDRRTDGGFPEITTLKRLVRDVVAPGRPLGHSERSRETAGGA, from the coding sequence ATGACGGACAGCTGCCCCGTCGACGTCCCGACCGTCCCCCCGGTCGGGATGACGACGGCCGCGCGCCCTGCGTCCGGGGCAGCCGCACGCACCGCGCGGGAGGCTGCCCCGGCGGCGAGCGACAACGCGCCGGCTCGCGGCGCGCACCGCGTCGCCCTCACGTACTGCACGCAGTGCCGGTGGCTCGCGCGGGCGGCCTGGATGGCCCAGGAGATCCTCACGACGTTCCCCGAGGAGACCGAGGTGGCGCTCGTCCCCGGCCGCGGCGGCGTGTTCCAGGTCCGGGTCGACGACCAGCTCGTCTGGGACCGGCGCACCGACGGTGGGTTCCCCGAGATCACGACGCTCAAGCGCCTCGTGCGCGACGTCGTCGCTCCGGGCAGGCCCCTCGGGCACTCGGAGCGCTCGCGCGAGACAGCAGGTGGCGCATGA